Proteins encoded within one genomic window of Terriglobia bacterium:
- a CDS encoding response regulator transcription factor, giving the protein MSEPPPVVYVIDDDASIRDALKSLIRSVGLHVELFGSAQDFPQRQRPNAPGCLVLDIRLPGISGLDFQRRLADANIRIPIIFITGHGDIPMSVRAMKAGAVEFLTKPFRDQELLDAIQLALERDRLRHQQESELAALQERFESLTPREREILPPVVSGRLNKQIAADMGISEITAKVHRASVMRKMQADSFADLVRMTGRLGLPSPR; this is encoded by the coding sequence ATGAGCGAGCCTCCACCCGTCGTGTACGTCATCGACGACGACGCATCGATCCGCGATGCACTCAAGAGTCTCATCCGCTCGGTGGGTCTGCACGTCGAACTCTTCGGGTCGGCACAGGATTTTCCGCAGAGGCAGCGACCGAATGCGCCGGGATGCCTGGTCCTCGATATCAGATTGCCCGGCATAAGCGGGCTCGACTTCCAGCGCCGGTTGGCTGACGCTAACATTCGCATTCCGATCATCTTTATCACAGGGCACGGCGATATCCCAATGTCGGTCCGGGCGATGAAGGCGGGAGCCGTCGAATTCCTGACCAAACCATTCCGCGATCAAGAACTGCTGGATGCGATCCAGCTCGCACTGGAACGCGACCGCCTCAGACACCAGCAAGAGTCGGAACTTGCAGCCCTGCAGGAGCGGTTTGAATCCCTGACCCCTCGGGAACGAGAGATCCTCCCCCCGGTGGTCTCCGGCCGGCTCAATAAGCAGATCGCCGCCGATATGGGGATTAGCGAGATCACGGCGAAGGTTCACCGCGCCAGCGTCATGCGGAAGATGCAGGCAGACTCTTTCGCAGACTTGGTGAGGATGACAGGTCGCCTGGGCCTCCCTAGCCCAAGGTAG
- a CDS encoding response regulator transcription factor gives MSNEDKNETAKAGKRITVLLGEEALIIRTALQAMLSKIKDVSVVGAVRMEDLVETARKLEPDLVLMSVTDPQPRHVLLVKTLVSVANNPAVVLLSRHKHAESVREFFAAGGSARVLDTASVATLTAAIRRAAAGRKYICADISDEVVAALVGDQGRPHHGVLSRREEEVLHLMVHGHGHKEIAVKLGISPATVETYRSRFAEKLDLHSRPEFIRYALSRGILKTHNRENDS, from the coding sequence ATGTCCAATGAAGACAAGAACGAAACTGCCAAGGCCGGCAAACGAATCACAGTGTTGCTCGGCGAAGAGGCATTGATCATTCGGACCGCACTGCAAGCGATGCTCAGTAAGATCAAAGACGTCTCCGTTGTAGGAGCCGTGCGCATGGAAGACTTAGTGGAAACAGCGCGAAAGCTGGAACCAGACCTGGTTCTGATGAGCGTTACGGATCCTCAGCCACGTCACGTACTGTTGGTTAAGACATTGGTGAGTGTGGCGAACAACCCCGCGGTGGTGCTCCTGTCGCGGCACAAGCACGCCGAGTCTGTGCGCGAGTTCTTTGCGGCAGGCGGCTCGGCGCGCGTGCTCGACACCGCGTCCGTAGCCACGCTGACGGCGGCGATTCGGCGGGCCGCTGCAGGACGCAAGTACATTTGCGCGGACATCAGCGATGAAGTCGTCGCCGCTCTCGTCGGCGACCAAGGCCGCCCACACCATGGCGTGTTAAGCCGGCGAGAAGAAGAAGTCCTGCACTTGATGGTGCATGGCCACGGGCATAAAGAAATCGCAGTCAAGTTGGGCATTTCCCCGGCCACAGTGGAAACGTATCGTTCCCGATTTGCCGAGAAACTGGACCTGCACTCGCGTCCGGAATTCATCCGCTATGCGTTAAGCCGTGGAATCCTGAAGACCCACAATCGCGAAAACGACTCTTGA
- a CDS encoding alpha/beta fold hydrolase, with product MSEAFVPRRGLRGGHLQTLAGHFLPRRNLLPAAEGRLFTVDEGVQVRCDCHWQQERSAAVTIVIVHGLEGSSESSYVIGTGSKAWAAGMNVVRMNLRNCGGTEGLAPTLYHSGLSGDVGAVVNELITRDRLPQVAIAGFSMGGNLVLKLAGEWGSAAPREVEAFAAVCPGMDLAASAAELHRASNRIYEWRFLLSLWCSMGRKAQLFPEIFQRPGWRALRSLRDFDDEVTARYCGFANAADYYARASASPLVPKIAVPTLVIHSEDDPFVLILPETRAALRANWNVRFIETKHGGHCAFIEKANGCDGRWAERQIIEFFRNITLRQTLDGPPASNGIINLRAGDGAVVSGQ from the coding sequence GTGAGCGAGGCCTTCGTGCCGCGCCGCGGGCTGCGCGGCGGCCACCTCCAGACGCTCGCCGGGCATTTCCTGCCGCGGCGAAATCTGCTGCCCGCGGCCGAGGGCCGCTTGTTCACCGTCGATGAGGGCGTGCAGGTGCGCTGCGATTGCCACTGGCAGCAGGAGCGCAGCGCGGCGGTGACAATTGTCATTGTGCATGGACTGGAAGGCTCCAGCGAGTCTTCCTACGTCATCGGAACCGGAAGCAAAGCCTGGGCCGCGGGCATGAACGTGGTCCGCATGAACCTGCGCAACTGCGGCGGCACCGAGGGGCTGGCGCCCACGCTCTACCATTCCGGCCTCTCCGGCGACGTCGGCGCGGTGGTGAACGAGCTGATCACGAGAGACCGATTGCCGCAGGTGGCGATCGCCGGATTCTCCATGGGCGGCAACCTGGTGCTCAAACTGGCCGGCGAATGGGGAAGCGCCGCGCCGCGCGAAGTTGAGGCCTTCGCCGCGGTTTGTCCGGGCATGGACCTGGCGGCGAGCGCCGCCGAACTGCATCGTGCGTCGAACCGCATCTACGAGTGGCGCTTTCTGCTTTCGCTGTGGTGCAGCATGGGACGCAAGGCGCAGCTGTTTCCGGAAATTTTTCAACGTCCCGGCTGGCGCGCGCTGCGCAGCTTGCGCGACTTCGATGACGAAGTCACGGCACGCTACTGCGGCTTCGCGAACGCCGCCGATTACTACGCGCGGGCGAGCGCGTCGCCGCTGGTGCCGAAGATCGCCGTGCCGACGCTGGTCATCCACTCCGAGGACGATCCGTTTGTGCTCATCCTGCCGGAGACGCGGGCGGCGCTGCGGGCGAATTGGAACGTGCGCTTCATCGAAACCAAGCACGGCGGCCATTGCGCGTTCATCGAAAAAGCGAATGGCTGCGACGGGCGTTGGGCGGAGCGGCAGATCATCGAGTTCTTCCGCAATATTACTCTCCGGCAAACTTTGGACGGCCCCCCTGCCTCTAATGGAATCATAAACTTACGTGCAGGAGACGGAGCAGTGGTTAGTGGCCAGTGA
- a CDS encoding zinc ribbon domain-containing protein → MPIFEYICKDCKKPFEALIIGSRQPECPSCHGRNLAQQFSVFVAGAAHPGAPATAACGAGPST, encoded by the coding sequence ATGCCCATCTTCGAGTACATCTGCAAGGACTGCAAGAAGCCTTTCGAGGCCCTGATCATCGGCTCGCGCCAGCCGGAATGTCCGAGCTGCCATGGCCGCAACCTGGCGCAGCAGTTTTCCGTCTTCGTTGCCGGGGCCGCGCACCCCGGCGCACCAGCGACCGCCGCCTGCGGCGCCGGGCCCTCCACTTGA
- a CDS encoding pirin family protein — protein sequence MITIRPAAERGHFDHGWLNTYHTFSFADYYDPKHTHFRSLRVINEDTVQPSGGFGTHPHRDMEIITYILQGALAHQDSLGTGSTIVPGDVQRMSAGTGVLHSEFNHSKDELVHLLQIWIFPGERGLKPSYEQKTFPAQQKLNRLLLVASPDASDGSVTIHSDARVYGSLLEAGKSVKHELAKGRGAWIQVVSGAIEVNGKRLAAGDGASIEDDKLLTITGRSESKTSEFLLFDLA from the coding sequence ATGATCACCATTCGTCCCGCAGCCGAGCGCGGCCATTTCGATCACGGATGGCTGAACACCTATCACACCTTTTCCTTCGCCGATTATTACGATCCCAAGCACACCCATTTCCGCAGCCTGCGCGTGATCAACGAGGACACCGTCCAGCCAAGCGGCGGTTTCGGCACTCACCCGCACCGCGATATGGAGATCATCACCTACATCCTGCAGGGCGCGCTGGCGCACCAGGACAGCCTGGGAACCGGCTCGACCATCGTTCCCGGCGACGTGCAGCGCATGAGCGCCGGAACCGGAGTCCTGCACAGCGAGTTCAACCACTCCAAAGACGAGTTGGTGCACCTGCTGCAGATCTGGATTTTCCCCGGCGAGCGCGGGCTCAAGCCCAGCTATGAGCAGAAGACCTTTCCGGCGCAGCAGAAGCTGAACCGCCTGCTTCTGGTCGCGTCACCTGACGCCAGCGATGGTTCGGTGACCATTCATTCGGATGCGCGGGTTTACGGCTCGCTGCTGGAGGCCGGAAAAAGCGTCAAGCACGAGCTGGCGAAAGGACGAGGCGCGTGGATCCAGGTTGTCAGCGGCGCGATCGAGGTGAATGGAAAGCGGCTCGCGGCCGGCGATGGCGCGAGCATTGAAGACGACAAGCTGCTGACAATCACGGGACGGTCGGAGTCAAAAACGTCGGAGTTTCTGCTGTTCGACCTTGCTTAA
- a CDS encoding MarR family transcriptional regulator, with product MKHFHGTAREERALDAYVKLLRAADTVDSFLMSRLDSVGLTPSQFGVLEALYHIGPLCLGELARKLLKTSGNLTMVVGNLQKRGLVTRTRQAADRRYYLVSIAEKGRKLIARVFPQHVERIVGAMSALTPTEQESLAALARKLGTTIAARNLKSRQPTAAT from the coding sequence ATGAAACACTTCCACGGCACCGCTAGGGAGGAACGCGCCCTCGACGCTTACGTCAAGCTCCTGCGCGCCGCCGACACCGTGGATTCGTTCCTCATGTCGCGGTTGGACTCCGTCGGCCTCACGCCCAGCCAGTTCGGCGTGCTGGAGGCGCTCTATCACATCGGTCCGCTCTGTCTCGGAGAACTCGCGCGCAAGCTTTTGAAGACCAGCGGCAACCTCACCATGGTGGTGGGAAACCTGCAGAAACGCGGCCTGGTCACGCGTACGCGCCAGGCCGCTGATCGCCGCTATTACCTGGTTTCCATCGCGGAGAAGGGACGAAAGCTGATTGCGCGGGTGTTTCCACAACACGTCGAACGCATCGTTGGCGCCATGTCCGCTCTCACTCCCACGGAGCAGGAATCACTCGCCGCGCTGGCGCGCAAACTAGGCACCACCATCGCCGCGCGCAATCTGAAATCACGACAACCGACAGCGGCAACTTAA
- a CDS encoding metal ABC transporter permease, translating to MLLLSFLILPFLASLILTGIHAYLGVHVVERGVIFVDLALAQIAALGATTAILAGMDPHGAAAYWISLVFTFLGAGIFALVRAHRGRIPLEAFIGITYAVASAAAILAMSKATGETEHLKDMLVGNILAVSGHEVAKTAALYGGIGLFHYIFRRKFLLISTNPKLAEQSGISIGLWDFLFYASFGFVVTSSVAIAGVLLVFCYLIVPSVGAMLFADKIGPRLAIGWTMGTLVSALGCYFSVWLDLPTGATIVCTFGGVLLAMFLVRQFIWRIAPIPLHEREAVFHDRR from the coding sequence ATGTTGCTGCTTTCGTTTCTCATCTTGCCGTTCCTTGCCAGCCTGATCCTGACGGGCATTCACGCCTACCTCGGCGTGCACGTGGTGGAGCGCGGCGTCATCTTTGTTGACCTCGCGCTCGCCCAGATCGCCGCCCTCGGTGCCACCACCGCCATCCTCGCCGGCATGGATCCGCACGGCGCCGCCGCCTACTGGATCAGCCTTGTCTTCACTTTCCTCGGCGCCGGCATCTTCGCCCTGGTGCGTGCCCACCGCGGACGCATTCCCCTGGAAGCCTTCATCGGCATTACCTACGCCGTTGCCTCCGCCGCCGCCATCCTCGCCATGAGCAAGGCCACCGGCGAAACCGAGCACCTCAAGGACATGCTCGTCGGCAACATCCTCGCCGTCTCCGGACACGAAGTGGCGAAAACCGCGGCCCTGTATGGTGGCATTGGCCTGTTTCACTACATCTTTCGCCGCAAGTTCCTCCTCATCTCCACCAACCCGAAGCTCGCCGAACAGTCCGGCATCTCCATCGGCCTGTGGGACTTTCTTTTCTACGCCTCGTTCGGCTTCGTCGTCACCTCCTCGGTGGCGATTGCCGGTGTGCTGCTGGTCTTCTGCTATCTCATCGTGCCGTCGGTTGGCGCCATGCTCTTCGCTGACAAAATCGGCCCGCGCCTCGCCATCGGCTGGACCATGGGCACGCTCGTCTCCGCCCTCGGTTGCTATTTTTCCGTCTGGCTCGATCTTCCTACCGGCGCGACCATCGTGTGTACCTTTGGCGGCGTTCTGCTGGCCATGTTCCTCGTCCGCCAGTTCATCTGGCGCATTGCCCCAATTCCGCTGCATGAACGCGAAGCCGTCTTCCACGACCGACGCTAG
- a CDS encoding metal ABC transporter substrate-binding protein has translation MKVVGTMFALLTLALLAAPLASAKKLNVVTSTTDLAALAQEVGGDRISVESIAKGYQDPHFVEAKPSFLLKLRNADLLISVGLQLEIGWLPPLITQCGNARVQVGAPGYLDASQFAEILEIPTGQITRAMGDVHPLGNPHYWLDPDNGRRVAKGIAAKLGELDPQDSSYFQQRFADFDKRLAAAEKNWDEQMKPFRGRKVVTYHNSWTNFSKRFGLNVMGYIEPRPGIPPTPQHTIDIIQMMRRDNVKVMLIEPYFDLKTPNSIGRETGAQVLVLLPSVGGEKQVTDYFKLFDYDIGLLTKAFNATK, from the coding sequence GTGAAGGTTGTTGGAACGATGTTCGCGCTGTTGACGCTGGCCTTGCTGGCCGCGCCGCTTGCGTCCGCCAAGAAGCTCAACGTAGTCACCTCGACCACCGATCTCGCCGCGCTGGCCCAGGAAGTCGGCGGCGACCGTATCAGTGTGGAGTCCATCGCCAAGGGATACCAGGACCCGCACTTCGTCGAGGCCAAGCCCAGCTTTCTGCTCAAGCTCCGCAATGCCGACTTGCTGATCAGCGTCGGATTACAGCTTGAAATTGGCTGGCTTCCGCCGCTGATCACGCAATGCGGCAATGCACGCGTGCAGGTCGGGGCGCCCGGCTACCTTGACGCCTCGCAGTTTGCCGAAATCCTCGAGATCCCCACCGGCCAGATCACGCGCGCCATGGGCGATGTCCATCCCCTCGGCAACCCGCACTACTGGCTCGATCCCGACAACGGCCGTCGCGTCGCCAAGGGCATCGCCGCCAAGCTCGGTGAGCTCGACCCGCAGGACAGCAGCTACTTCCAGCAGCGCTTCGCCGACTTCGACAAGCGCCTCGCCGCCGCCGAGAAAAACTGGGACGAACAGATGAAACCCTTCCGCGGACGCAAGGTCGTCACCTATCACAACTCCTGGACCAATTTTTCCAAGCGATTCGGTCTCAACGTCATGGGATACATCGAACCGCGGCCCGGCATTCCGCCCACCCCGCAGCACACCATCGATATCATCCAGATGATGCGGCGCGACAATGTCAAGGTGATGCTCATCGAGCCGTATTTCGACCTTAAAACTCCCAACAGCATCGGCCGCGAAACCGGTGCGCAGGTGCTGGTGCTGCTGCCGTCGGTCGGCGGCGAGAAGCAAGTGACCGACTATTTCAAGCTGTTCGATTACGATATTGGGTTGCTGACCAAGGCCTTCAACGCGACAAAATAG
- a CDS encoding TonB-dependent receptor codes for MQNRRWGVALMIFIVLANTPAARAQQSQDDRIKAIEERIILLEGQVRMLKAQQEQQAQAAAATPTAPASASLQATATPVVGGAEQAGALPVYGGASAASKALNPDISVIGDFLGSMGHNPITPTPAFQMHESEVGLQAIIDPYARGDFFLSFGEEGVNLEEGYITFTALPAGIVARGGKMRAAFGKVNTLHNHVLSWADRPLVTNSLVGGEDGINDAGLSFTRILPAPKGLFLEATGQVFRGDSADVFTSSRRSDVSAIAHLRGYRDLTESTNLDIGASYARGHNDLGSRFLTQLYGVDATLRWKPLRRSIYQSFVGRGEFIWSQRQQLPRLQRSFGFYASGDYQLGRRWFAGARYDRSDRARDDSLTDSGASLVLTYWPSEFSQLRGQYRLTRYAEHFDAHEFLMQLQFSLGAHGAHPF; via the coding sequence ATGCAAAACCGCCGTTGGGGCGTTGCATTGATGATCTTCATTGTTTTGGCGAATACGCCGGCGGCTCGCGCCCAGCAGAGCCAAGACGACCGCATCAAGGCGATCGAGGAGCGCATCATCCTGCTCGAAGGCCAGGTGCGCATGCTCAAAGCGCAGCAGGAACAGCAGGCCCAGGCTGCCGCAGCCACTCCCACCGCGCCCGCTTCTGCGTCGCTGCAGGCTACGGCCACGCCTGTGGTCGGCGGCGCCGAGCAGGCCGGCGCGTTGCCGGTATACGGCGGAGCCTCAGCCGCATCCAAGGCACTCAATCCCGACATCAGCGTCATCGGCGATTTCCTCGGCTCCATGGGTCACAATCCCATTACTCCGACGCCCGCCTTCCAGATGCACGAATCCGAGGTCGGCCTCCAGGCGATCATCGATCCCTATGCGCGCGGCGACTTCTTCCTCTCTTTCGGCGAAGAAGGTGTCAACCTCGAAGAGGGTTACATCACTTTCACCGCGCTGCCCGCCGGCATCGTCGCGCGTGGCGGCAAGATGCGCGCTGCCTTCGGCAAGGTGAACACGCTGCACAACCACGTGCTGTCCTGGGCCGACCGCCCGCTCGTCACCAACAGCCTGGTCGGCGGGGAAGATGGCATCAACGACGCCGGCCTGTCGTTCACCCGCATTCTGCCTGCGCCCAAGGGGCTTTTCCTCGAAGCCACCGGGCAGGTCTTCCGCGGCGACTCCGCCGACGTCTTCACCTCGTCGCGACGCAGTGACGTCAGCGCCATCGCCCACCTGCGTGGCTATCGCGACCTCACTGAGTCCACCAACCTCGATATCGGCGCTTCCTACGCGCGCGGGCACAACGACCTCGGCAGCCGCTTTCTGACCCAGCTCTATGGCGTTGACGCCACCCTGCGCTGGAAGCCGTTGCGCCGCTCGATTTACCAATCCTTCGTCGGTCGCGGCGAGTTCATCTGGAGCCAGCGCCAGCAATTGCCGCGCCTGCAGCGCTCCTTCGGTTTTTATGCCTCGGGCGATTATCAGTTGGGCCGCCGCTGGTTTGCCGGCGCGCGTTACGACCGCTCTGACCGCGCGCGCGACGATTCGCTCACCGACAGCGGTGCCTCGCTCGTGCTGACCTACTGGCCCAGCGAGTTCAGCCAACTCCGCGGCCAGTACCGGTTGACCCGCTATGCCGAGCACTTCGACGCGCACGAGTTCCTAATGCAATTGCAGTTTTCCCTGGGTGCGCACGGCGCGCATCCTTTCTAG